Within the Ensifer canadensis genome, the region ATTAATTTTTCAATGATCCACAGTTGCATTCAGCCGACCGGGGACAGCGGGCCAATTTGGCGCTCGGTGAGTCGGGAGGGCGGTCTTTTGAGCAAGCGGCTTTGGCGATCAGGCGCTGTAGTGGGTTGATAGCGCGCGTGCGCGACGTCACCGCAAAGCGAGCAAGTTCAGTTGCGAACGGCGTTTCGATAATCGCGATCTGGCTGTGAGATGAGAGTATTTGACCCCATGAGGCGGCCTGAAGGCCCGACGTGCGCGCGGCAACACCAAACAATGCAGAGGCTTAGATGAGGGGTCGGACTCTTCGCCGGATCGCGCTCATTCAACCCCGCAAGAGCCGGACTCAACTTTGGAAGATGTGCGGCCAAGAGATTCAAAGGACTCGGGATTTCGAGCCCACTTCAAGTCTTGCCGTAAGCCGAGCGACGGAGGCTGCGGCCATCTGGTTCTCGACCGAGTACCCAACGATAGCAGGAAGGGCTTAACAAATGGCTGATCGTCAAGCCGGCGGCTCCGTCGCGGAATGCGCCTCGTTGATTGGCGGCTGGCACGGCGCTGCAGCGGATCGATGTTCGGCACGGACCGCTGTCAGGCGGAGGTTTTCTTCCGTCGAGTTTCACCGTCGAAGGAATCGTTGCAATCTGCGGTCGGGTCACTGTGGATACAGCCATTCACAGGTGGCTGTTCGCCCGGCTGGGCGGCCGACATTCATTTGCCATTCAGCCTCTATCGGTTATTGCTTTTGCCATGATGCTTCCCAAGTCGAAAGTGCGTTCATGTCTTCACCAGTGATCATAGCCGCGCTTGCCGCAGGCCTTGCGGGCTTTGCTCCGCCTGAGGTCAACGTGCCCACGGACTTTGTCGTCCGCGTGGCCGGCGATTGCAGCGCGGCTGCTCAGCAAGTCGTTTCGGAAACCGGCGGCGAACTGCTGTCGGCACAGCCGACGTCCGATGGCCAGTGCGTGATCACGGTGCTTGTGCCGGGCAATGGCGGGCGACCGAAAAAGGTGACCGTAAGGGTGCCGATGTAATTCGCCCGTGACGACGGTGCGAAAGAGGAAAAGTGGGTACGAATGCGCATTCTGATAGTCGAGGACGACGTCAACCTGAACCGGCAGCTCGCCGAAGTGCTGAAGGAGGCCGGCTACGTCGTCGATCAGGCCTATGACGGCGAAGAGGGTCACTATCTCGGCGATGCCGAGCCCTATGACGCCGTGATCCTCGATATCGGCCTGCCCGAGATGGACGGCATCACCGTTCTTGAAAAATGGCGCGGCGGCGGCAAGAGCATGCCGGTGCTGATCCTGACGGCGCGTGATCGCTGGAGCGACAAGGTGGCCGGCATCGATGCCGGTGCCGACGATTATGTCGCCAAGCCGTTCCATGTCGAGGAGGTGCTTGCCCGCATCCGCGCGCTGATCCGCCGGGCGGCCGGCCACGCAAGCTCGGAAATTGTCTGCGGCCCGGTGCGGCTCGACACAAAGGGGTCGAAGGCAACCGTCGACGGAACGGCGCTGAAGCTGACGTCGCACGAGTTCCGGCTGCTCTCCTACCTCATGCACCACATGGGCCAGGTCGTATCCCGGACGGAACTGGTCGAACACATGTACGATCAGGACTTCGACCGCGATTCCAACACGATCGAAGTTTTTGTCGGCCGTCTTCGCAAGAAGATCGGCAACGACCTGATCGAGACGGTGCGCGGCCTCGGATACCGCATGCAAGCGCCCGGCAATGGCAATTAGATCCCTTACGGCCCGCGTATTGGCGGTTTCGACCGTCTGGGCCGTCGTTGCCCTGGTGGTGATCGGGGTTGTCATCTCAGCCCTCTACCGGCAAGGATCGGAACGCGGCTTCAAGGACCTGCTGCGTGCCCAGCTTTTCAACGTCGTCAACTCGATTTCGGTCAATGAGAAGACGGTGCTTGCCGGCAGTCCCCAGCTCGGCGACCTGCGCTTCTCCCAGCCGCAGACCGGCTGGTACTGGATCGTCGATCCGATCGGCGAGTTCGACACGCCGCCGCTGATTTCTACCTCGCTCGGCAACGCGAAGCTGCCGATCGCGAGCGTCGACGAAGTCCCCTTCGATACCGGTTACGTCCGTTTCTACACCACCAAGGACCCGTTCGGAAACGAGGTCGAAGTGGCCGAGACCGAAGTCGTTCTCGACATTCAGGGCCACACCGCCCGTTTCCGCGTTGCCGGCAATCGTGACGTTCTAGAGGCGGACATCAACCGCTTTACCCGCAATCTGACCATCGCGCTCTCGATCTTCGGCCTCGGCGGGCTCGGCATGAACGCGCTGACCATTCTCTTCGGTCTCAGACCGCTCGACCAGGTCCGCCGCTCGCTGGAGAAGATCCGGGCCGGCGAAAGCGAAAGGCTCGATGGTGCCTTTCCGCGCGAGATCCAGCCACTTGCAAACGAAGTGAATGCGCTGATTGACAGCAACCGCCGCATCGTCGAGCGGGCGCGCATGCAGGTCGGCAACCTCGCGCACTCGTTGAAGACGCCGATCGCGGTCCTCCTCAACGAGGCCCGCGTGCTTGAGGCGTCGCATGGCGAACTCGTCAGAAACCAGGTCGATGCGATGCAGATGCAGGTTCAATCCTATCTGAGCCGCGCGCGGATCGCCGCCCAGCGCGAATCCATTCTCGCCCGCACAGAAGCGCAGCCGGCGCTGGAGCGGCTTGTGCGCGTGATGCGCAAGCTCAATCCGGAAAAAGAGGTTCATCTGTCGATCAACCCGCCGGGCCTGGTGCTAGCGATGGAGCTGCAGGATGTCGAGGAGACTGTCGGTAACCTGCTCGAAAACGCCGCTCGCCACGCCAAGGGCGAGGTCTGGCTGAATGTTCGTCCGGCTACAAACGAAGAGCACGCAAAGGAAACCGGTCGGCAATGGATCGTTCTCGACGTCGACGACGACGGAGCTGGCCTCGACCCGGATCAGATCGCGCTGGCGATGAAGCGCGGCAAGCGGCTGGATGAGAGCAAGCCGGGAACGGGCCTCGGTCTGTCGATCGTCAGTGAAATCGTACGGGAATATCAGGGCACGCTGACGCTGTCGCGCCGGGAAGAGGGCGGGCTGCGCGCCGAGCTCGTGCTGCCGGCTGCGGTTTAGGTGTCACACTGGCGCGCGAAAGTATCGCGTCGACTGCCCTTCCAGTTGCCTCTGCCAACAGGGAATGCCAAAAGAAAATCAAAGGGAAGTCTCCGCTCGGCCCCGCCGGTCGGCGCAGGCGGAGCCCCGCGTTAGAAAGTACATGTCGCGGATCATGAGGAACCAGGCAGAAATGACACGAACTATTGTCGTCAGCGGCAGGATCGCGTTGATCGCGTCGGCGGTGGCTCTTGCCGGCTGCAGCACCACCTCGGGCGGACAGACCGCGGCGGCCGGGTTGGGCACGACCGCGACCCGCAGCGTGTCTTCGACGACCTACATCACGGCCCTGCAGGGCGGCGTTATCGGCCGGCTCAGCAATCTCGATATCGGAACGTCGGACCGCCAGCGTGCGCTCGAGGCCGAGTACCGCGCCCTGGAGGCTGCTCCGGGCGGTCAGCCGGTCAACTGGCAGGGGCGTAGCGTCACCGGTTCGGTCGTCGCCGCCGCACCTTATCAGGTCGGTTCGCAGAACTGCCGCCAGTACAGCCACACCGTGACCGTCAAGGGACAACCGACGACGGCGCGTGGTGCGGCCTGCCGGAATTCCGACGGAAGCTGGACGCCGCTCAGCTGACCGGATTTCCGGTTGCGGCGAAACGCCTCAAATCTCTGTCATTGCAGGTTTTCGAGTTGGAATGGCATGGGTGCCATAGTATTGAGCATCCATGTTGTTCTGGATCCTCGTCGCCACGTTGACGGCGGCTGTAGCTGTCGTACTCATCCTCCCGCTCTTGCGGGCGGCAGCGCCCGCATCGTCTCCCCATAGTCATGATATCGAAGTTTATCGCGATCAGCTCGATGAACTGACGCGTGACCAGGAGAGCGGCCTGATCAGCGGCGACGATGCCGAACTCGCCCGCGCCGAGGTCGCCCGCCGGCTGCTTGCGGCTGGCGAGATCGACAATGCCGCCGAGCCGGCCGCAGCCACGCGCCGCGGCGTCAACATCGTGGCGCAGGCCTTCGTGCTTCTCTGTCTTCCCGCAATTGGGCTCTGTCTCTACATGTTCACTGGCAGCCCAGGGGTTCCGGCGCAGCCTTTGGCGGCGCGCCTTGCCGATCCCGGTGCCGATATCAACATTCTGATTGCGCGGGCGGAAAATCACCTGGCGCAGAACCCGAACGACGGTGCCGGCTGGGACGTGCTGGCGCCAATCTACATGCGCAACGGTCGCGTCGAGGAGGCGGTCGCCGCCTATGACAGCGCCGTGCGCCTGCTGGGGCCGACGCCGGCGCGGCTGGGTGGCTATGCCGAGGCGGTGATCACGCTGTCCGGCGGACTTGTGACCACCGAAGCGCAGTCGGCTCTCCGCAGATCCCTCGCCATCGACCCGAACGACCCGCGTTCCGAATTCTATCTTGCCCTTGGCCTGAAGCAGGAAGGCAAGAAGGACGAGGCGCTTGCAGCCTTCAACAGGCTGATCGCCAGTTCCCCGGCGGATGCGCCCTGGGTGCCGCTCGTCAAGCAGCACGTGGCCGAGCTTTCAGGTGGCGCTGCCGGCAATGTTGCGGGCGCTGCACCGGGAAATCCGAGCGCGGACGATATCGCCGCCGCACAGGACATGAACGCCGGCGACCGCCAGGAGATGATCCGCGGCATGGTCGAAAGCCTGGCGAGCCGGCTTAAGGAAGACCCCGCCAACGCCGAAGGCTGGGCGCGGCTGATCCGTTCGCATGTTGTGCTTGATCAAAGAGACCAGGCGGCGGCCGCCCTAAAGGAAAGCCTGAAAACCTTCCCGGCGGACGGCGAACAGGGAAAACAGCTGCTTGCGCTGGCCCGTGAACTCGGGATCAAGACGGACGGAGAGACGCAATGACGCGAAAACAGAAGCGACTGGCGATCATCGGCGGTGGCGTCGGCTTTCTGACGCTTGCCGTCCTCCTCGTAATGTTCGCCTTCAGCCAGGCGATCGCCTATTTCTACGTGCCGAGCGATCTCGCCAAGACCGACGTGCCGCCGGGAACCCGCATCCGTCTAGGCGGGCTGGTCGAGGCCGGTTCGGTCAAGCGCGGCGACGGCAAGACCGTGACCTTCACCGTTACCGATACGCTCGGCCAGGTGCCGGTGACCTATACCGGCATCCTGCCGGACCTGTTCCGTGAGGGGCAAGGCGTGGTCACCGAGGGCACGTTCGTTGCCGGCAGCTCGGTCTTCGTTGCAGACTCCGTGCTCGCCAAGCATGATGAGACCTATATGCCGAAGGATGTCGCCGACCGCTTGAAGGCGCAGGGTGTCGAACTCAGCGGGAAGGAAACCGTTCGATGATTATCGAACTTGGACATTATGCGCTGGTTCTGGCGCTTGCGACCGCCTTCGTGCAAGCGGCTTTGCCGATCCTTGGCGCCAGGCTCAACGATCGCGCCCTGATGGAGCTCGCCTCCAGCGCGGCGATTGCCTGTTTCCTGCTCGTCGCCTTCTCCTTCGCCGTGCTGACCTTCGCCTATGTCACGTCGGATTTTTCGGTCCGCAACGTCTGGGAGAACTCGCATTCGCTGAAGCCGCTGATCTACAAGATTTCCGGCGTCTGGGGGAACCATGAAGGATCAATGCTGCTCTGGCTCTTGATCCTGGTGTTCTTTTCGGCGCTGGTCGCCACATTTGGTCGTAATCTGCCGGAAACGCTGAAGGCGAATGTGCTCGCGGTGCAGGCCTGGATTGCCGTGGCTTTCACGCTGTTCATCCTGCTGACATCCAACCCTTTCGCCCGCCTTATCCCGGCACCGGGCGAAGGCAAGGACCTGAACCCGATCCTGCAGGACGTCGGTCTCGCCATTCACCCGCCCCTACTTTATCTGGGCTATGTCGGCTTTTCCGTCTGCTTCTCCTTTGCC harbors:
- the feuP gene encoding two-component system response regulator FeuP; translated protein: MRILIVEDDVNLNRQLAEVLKEAGYVVDQAYDGEEGHYLGDAEPYDAVILDIGLPEMDGITVLEKWRGGGKSMPVLILTARDRWSDKVAGIDAGADDYVAKPFHVEEVLARIRALIRRAAGHASSEIVCGPVRLDTKGSKATVDGTALKLTSHEFRLLSYLMHHMGQVVSRTELVEHMYDQDFDRDSNTIEVFVGRLRKKIGNDLIETVRGLGYRMQAPGNGN
- a CDS encoding ATP-binding protein, whose protein sequence is MAIRSLTARVLAVSTVWAVVALVVIGVVISALYRQGSERGFKDLLRAQLFNVVNSISVNEKTVLAGSPQLGDLRFSQPQTGWYWIVDPIGEFDTPPLISTSLGNAKLPIASVDEVPFDTGYVRFYTTKDPFGNEVEVAETEVVLDIQGHTARFRVAGNRDVLEADINRFTRNLTIALSIFGLGGLGMNALTILFGLRPLDQVRRSLEKIRAGESERLDGAFPREIQPLANEVNALIDSNRRIVERARMQVGNLAHSLKTPIAVLLNEARVLEASHGELVRNQVDAMQMQVQSYLSRARIAAQRESILARTEAQPALERLVRVMRKLNPEKEVHLSINPPGLVLAMELQDVEETVGNLLENAARHAKGEVWLNVRPATNEEHAKETGRQWIVLDVDDDGAGLDPDQIALAMKRGKRLDESKPGTGLGLSIVSEIVREYQGTLTLSRREEGGLRAELVLPAAV
- a CDS encoding membrane protein produces the protein MTRTIVVSGRIALIASAVALAGCSTTSGGQTAAAGLGTTATRSVSSTTYITALQGGVIGRLSNLDIGTSDRQRALEAEYRALEAAPGGQPVNWQGRSVTGSVVAAAPYQVGSQNCRQYSHTVTVKGQPTTARGAACRNSDGSWTPLS
- the ccmI gene encoding c-type cytochrome biogenesis protein CcmI, which encodes MLFWILVATLTAAVAVVLILPLLRAAAPASSPHSHDIEVYRDQLDELTRDQESGLISGDDAELARAEVARRLLAAGEIDNAAEPAAATRRGVNIVAQAFVLLCLPAIGLCLYMFTGSPGVPAQPLAARLADPGADINILIARAENHLAQNPNDGAGWDVLAPIYMRNGRVEEAVAAYDSAVRLLGPTPARLGGYAEAVITLSGGLVTTEAQSALRRSLAIDPNDPRSEFYLALGLKQEGKKDEALAAFNRLIASSPADAPWVPLVKQHVAELSGGAAGNVAGAAPGNPSADDIAAAQDMNAGDRQEMIRGMVESLASRLKEDPANAEGWARLIRSHVVLDQRDQAAAALKESLKTFPADGEQGKQLLALARELGIKTDGETQ
- the ccmE gene encoding cytochrome c maturation protein CcmE, which gives rise to MTRKQKRLAIIGGGVGFLTLAVLLVMFAFSQAIAYFYVPSDLAKTDVPPGTRIRLGGLVEAGSVKRGDGKTVTFTVTDTLGQVPVTYTGILPDLFREGQGVVTEGTFVAGSSVFVADSVLAKHDETYMPKDVADRLKAQGVELSGKETVR